The following DNA comes from Pseudomonas sp. Tri1.
CCGGTAACAGCCCCACCAGCACAAGGGTCAGCGCCGGCAATGCAGCCCGCGCCCACTCCCCTTCGCTGGTCATTTCGAAAATCCGTACCGCCAGCGTGTCCCAGCCGAATGGGCGCATCAACAGGGTCGCGGGCATTTCCTTGAGCACATCGACGAACACCAGCAACGCTGCGCTCAAGGTCCCGGGCAACAGCAACGGCAGATACACTTTGAAAAACAGTCGCGGCCCACTGACCCCAAGGCTACGAGCAGCTTCCGGCAACGACGGGCGAATTCGCGCCAGGCTGCTCTCCAGCGGACCGTAGGCCACGGCCAGGAATCGCACCAGATACGCCAGCAACAACGCCGCCAGACTGCCCAGCAATAACGGCTTGCCCGCGCCACCGAGCAAGGTCGACAACGGGATGACCAGCTCTCGATCCAGATAGCTGAAAGCAAGCATGATCGACACCGCCAACACCGAACCAGGCAAGGCATACCCCAGGTTCGCCAGACCAACGCCAGCGCGAATGGGACGGGTCGGCGCCAGACGCCGGGCGAAAGCCAACAGCAAGGCGACGCAAACAGTAACCAGCGCCGCCAACCCGCCCAGATAGAGGGTATGGATGATCAGCCCGGCATAACGCTCGTCCAGATCGAACCGCCCACGTTGCCAGAACCACACCACCAGTTGCAGCATCGGAATAACGAAAGCACAGGCAAACACCAGGGCGCACCAGCCGCTGGCCGCCACAGCCTTGAGACCTCGCAAGTGATAAAGCGCCTTGACTCGGGGGCGCTCGTTGCTGGCCCGCTGGGCGCCTCGGGCGCGGCGTTCGCCGTAAAGCACCAGCATCACCGCCAGCAGCAACAGGCTGGCCAGTTGCGCAGCACTGGAGAGGCTGAAGAAGCCGTACCAGGTCTTGTAGATGGCGGTGGTGAAAGTGTCGAAGTTGAACACTGACACCGCGCCGAAATCCGCCAGGGTTTCCATCAGCGCCAGCGCCACGCCCGCACCGATCGCTGGCTGGGCCATCGGCAGCGCCACTCGCCAGAATGCCTGCCATGGCGTCTGCCCAAGCACCCGAGCCGCTTCCATCAACCCCTTGCCCTGGGCCAGGAATGCACTTCGCGCCAGTAGATAGACATAAGGGTAAAACACCAGGACCAGCACCAGGATCACCCCGCCGGTGGAACGAACCCGGGGCAGACGCAAGCCGCTGCCGAACCATTCACGCAACAGCGTTTGCACCGGGCCGGCGAAATCCAGCAGG
Coding sequences within:
- a CDS encoding iron ABC transporter permease, which produces MTHPVQRRWYPLVFAVAALVLLPLSVLLLSWQSVDQQIWSHLWDTQMPRLLGNTLTLILGVGVGVTLLGVSLAWLISLCEFPGRRWLDWALMLPFAIPAYVLAFVFVGLLDFAGPVQTLLREWFGSGLRLPRVRSTGGVILVLVLVFYPYVYLLARSAFLAQGKGLMEAARVLGQTPWQAFWRVALPMAQPAIGAGVALALMETLADFGAVSVFNFDTFTTAIYKTWYGFFSLSSAAQLASLLLLAVMLVLYGERRARGAQRASNERPRVKALYHLRGLKAVAASGWCALVFACAFVIPMLQLVVWFWQRGRFDLDERYAGLIIHTLYLGGLAALVTVCVALLLAFARRLAPTRPIRAGVGLANLGYALPGSVLAVSIMLAFSYLDRELVIPLSTLLGGAGKPLLLGSLAALLLAYLVRFLAVAYGPLESSLARIRPSLPEAARSLGVSGPRLFFKVYLPLLLPGTLSAALLVFVDVLKEMPATLLMRPFGWDTLAVRIFEMTSEGEWARAALPALTLVLVGLLPVIGLIRRSAHRNS